From one Musa acuminata AAA Group cultivar baxijiao chromosome BXJ2-6, Cavendish_Baxijiao_AAA, whole genome shotgun sequence genomic stretch:
- the LOC135613959 gene encoding putative RING-H2 finger protein ATL53, with translation MAGIEPSSFTRLKCDKKAMETTPVHGYADWVLTAYQTHGRPASAPVVIKLGYTVMHILEGQVVEEPPRSYHIFLFTLGDFLHQASRRQAISTVLLIAGVYGYDICFAGRLERQLVAFCNYPVETALNSGNGFDMIVDVLLAHFPIDEEPSSDVEGVGENGNFGGIPASTDAVKELAVVKYERGGDVREESCIICFAEFDEGVEVTRMPCKHAFHGGCLTRWLERSHVCPLCRHAIPASADP, from the coding sequence ATGGCAGGAATTGAGCCGAGTTCATTCACACGGTTGAAGTGCGACAAGAAGGCGATGGAGACGACTCCTGTCCATGGCTATGCCGATTGGGTTCTCACGGCCTATCAAACTCATGGGAGGCCGGCATCGGCTCCGGTGGTGATCAAACTCGGCTACACCGTGATGCACATTCTTGAAGGTCAAGTCGTGGAGGAACCGCCCCGTTCCTACCACATCTTTCTCTTCACTCTCGGCGACTTCCTCCACCAAGCATCTCGCCGCCAGGCGATCTCGACCGTTCTCTTAATCGCCGGCGTCTATGGTTATGACATCTGCTTCGCCGGGCGGTTGGAGAGACAACTCGTTGCCTTCTGCAATTATCCAGTCGAGACGGCTTTGAACTCGGGCAACGGGTTCGACATGATCGTGGACGTACTTTTGGCCCACTTCCCGATCGATGAGGAACCTTCTTCGGACGTCGAAGGCGTCGGCGAGAACGGGAATTTCGGCGGCATCCCGGCGTCGACGGATGCGGTGAAGGAGCTGGCGGTGGTGAAGTACGAGCGTGGAGGAGATGTCAGAGAGGAGAGTTGCATCATCTGCTTCGCGGAGTTCGACGAGGGCGTGGAGGTGACGCGGATGCCATGCAAGCACGCCTTCCATGGCGGCTGTCTCACTCGATGGTTGGAGAGAAGCCATGTGTGTCCTCTCTGCAGACACGCCATACCTGCTTCTGCTGATCCCTGA